In Cardiocondyla obscurior isolate alpha-2009 linkage group LG07, Cobs3.1, whole genome shotgun sequence, the DNA window TCATCAATAAGACGTGCCTGGCGTTTCTATTTCTGTTGTATTTCGTCGGGATGGATTTACTGTTGTATTTCCGAGTGCAATACTACGATGTGCGTCCACCCGTAAACGATACGCGAGCGTCACCGTATTACTCGCCGATCTTGTGCGATTTGAATCCAATTTGCACGGTGACGGTAAAGGCCATGACGTTGGATCATCCGAACCATTATATTCTGAGCCCTCTGGCATCTCTAATGGATTACTTGCTGGGCATCAGTCGTTCTTGGACGTGGCTGACGCCGAATGCTATCAGTTTCTCTCACGTAGTGGTGGCTGTAATCGGTGCCCGATACGTCACACGGAGTTCCCTCTTTCACAGACGAGTAGGCGTCGTCCTGTTCCAAATTAGAGCCTGGCTAGACGATCTAGACGGCCACGTGGCCAGGACAAGGCTTAACGTTAAAGGCGAACGATCGGACGTTGGCTCTATCGGTTATCTCGTGGACGGCATTTGCGACGCTCTCGGCTGCATCGCCCTCGCGGTCggggtattttttttcctgaagCGCAACTCTAATCACCGCGCCGGCTACGAGCTACTACCCATTCGGACGTtatcgtcttcgtcgtcgacGTCCCACAGTTCCGTTTCTTCCAACTCATTCTGGAGATCACCTCTGTACAACATGTTAATGGTGGGCCTCCACTTGTCTCTGACCAGCATTGCTTGGAATCGGTACATATCCGTGTACCAGGATCTTCTGGAATCTGATTTCTCTTCGATGATCAGTCGAGAGGACCTCTACGATAGACAGACTACCGTCTTCAGAAGTTCTTCTTTCTGGGCGATCGCTCTCGCGTGGAAAATCTTCAACTTTCACGCAATGATGGACTATATGCTTTTAGCAATATTTCTGGATCGCATTTGGGAATACGTTAGATTCGCGTGGTGGCAACTACCTACGATTTTATTCATGCTTATTCTTGTCAGCGAGTTTCACTATACGTACACTTATGTGAAAATATCGTCAGGTAATGACAGTTTACGATCCTCTTTATACGCACTTCCTGATCCATAACAGTTAGTCTcgtcttaatttatttttaattcgtcttTATACTTCTACATAGAAGGATATAAaagcattttatatatacacatatgcttttatagttttattataactttaatagtaAGATGCTTGACAGTGTCTaaacttctttttataaattatcttaaatatctatttcttAAAAGGTGATTGTGTGActttgattatattaattaattatgattaatgACTGACGAATTATCACGATTGACTTCGATTCTCTCGatgtgtaattattaataattaactaaaagtAAAACTAAATAACATGTGTTTTccaatgtttaatattatataaaatttcaattaaataaaagttgaaacgtcgtatttacaaaaaaaaacttaagatctattaattttaaatgtgtaCTAGTATCGCGGAGAGGaaacgcgatttaatttttatttaaattaaacgtaaaaaacgTCTCTTGTATTATTGATgttcgtataataaaaatacataatgaaatatacattattaaatatattatacctaaaagtataattatggtattttatatatctatacatatgtataattaagaTAAGTTTTgagtgtgtatatatatacatatatatatcaacCTACGGTTTTTATATATGtgaatatacaaaaaatatattccaagtcacttatattattaatacataataaaactttaagatatgtaattttatcctacgaattaatatgaaaaatattttaagtaaacgCCGTTAAATCGGTAAATTAGTTAACGTAATACGTCTCAATGTTTTTTCTTATTGCTGCGACAATTGCATTATATCTCCGTCGAAATAGGTCAGTTATTAACTGCAgctagacatttttttttatctaatccAGTGCCAAGATTATTACCTAACTGCAGCATAAACATAACTCACcaacgcaaaaaaaaactattacgTGATCGTAAGATAAAAATCGTAAGCCTCGTAATACTTTTGTATAATGTGAGATCAATGCCAATAGTTGCGTTCGATATAAGGCTTcgtcaaattttataacgctgtAGTTAGTatcttgtattatttttataatgaaaatattcaataaaatatttttatataaattattaatatccaGAATACTTGTACACCTACTTTATTGTTTTactcgaaaataaattctattcaATGTAATAAGatcaattttatacaaatatacttACTAaccaatataaattaattgttttatgtgataatatgtatattatcgATACAGATcgttaaactaattttttttttttattacataacataattacaataaaactttattacaagtgaattaatattatattatatgtatattaatatttttcagtacCTTCTCCAAGCAGGATGGTGTACGGATGGGAAAAAAATTGGTATTACAGAACCAAGAAGAGTCGCTGCTACCTCTTTAGCGAATCGTGTGGCCGACGAATGCAATTGCATTTTAGGAACCACCGTGGGTTATTGCATACGCTTCGATGATTACACTGATGAAACAACGAAAATCAAGGTACgacgaaataaagaaattaaacgcaAGCACAATTttcacgtaaaattttaatgtcaattttaattttaattttaatttcctaacaatccattatttataacatgcattattttattataaaattaatgtaaattatttttttagtatatgACCGAGGGCATTCTTCTGCGGGAGTTAATGAGCGACCCGTTATTAACAAGCTACTCGGTCATTATCCTGGACGAAGTACATGAAAGAACGCTCTTGACTGATATCATAATGGGGctgctgaaaaaaataatcaggGTAAATTCATTGATGTGCTTATCGGTAAATGTTGCTTTCTTCGTGCGGAGTGTAATGTGCAGACGCTATCTAATGTTCCAGAAACGGAAGAGTTTGAGAGTCATTGTGTCGTCGGCAACGGTTGATGCGGAGGAGTTACGAGATTTTTTCAACGTGAATACAACGAAAGACCCGAGTAAAGATAGCGCCGTTATCATGAGCGTCGAGGGGCGATTGTATCCGGTAGATGTGTGTTTTCTAAAAGGTACCCACATATTCACATAACTACATccgtgaaaaattattatttcctgtTATTTAACCGAGCTCGCGTCACATTGCAGAGCCGGTGGCAAATTATGTCAACGGTGTGGTGGATACCGCTTTAAAAATACACGAGATGGAGGAATCGGGCGATATCCTGGCGTTTCTCACAGGACTCGACGAAGTCGATCAAGCTGTCTCTCTTTTGTCAGAACATGCGAAGCTGATAAAGGATGACAAACGTAAgataattagattttatttcgaataattttaattaatttcctgctgctttaatatattccatcgttatttattataaagtgtTATTACATTATACAATGTGCTTTTAGAAAAATTGCTGCCGCTACCGATGTATGGATCGCTTCCAAACGCAGAGCAGCTTAAGGTGTTCTGGAGAGCAGCCAAAGACACTCGCAAAGTTATTATAGCGACCAACATTGCGGAAACGTCTATTACTATTCCAAATATCGTTTATGGTAcgttaaatatatgtttattagtgcgcgttttatatttcttagcTAGGCTCGCAATTATGTAACCGGAAATTCATAATGTGCAGTAATTGATTGCGGTTTCGTCAAGATACCATGGTTTGAAGCGGAAACACAAACAAATAGCCTCGTTATCGTGCCCGTATCAAAAGCTTCCGCCAACCAACGGGCCGGTCGAGCAGGTCGCGTTCGCACTGGAAAAGCATTtaggtaaaagaaataagtaattacatattttaaatattttctatattaattttgaagatAGATGATTTTGCgcaaaactaaaaaataaattttataattttataatagattGTACACTGAAGAGGCTTACGCTGAATTGTTCGAGGCTACTCCACCGGAAATGCAACGATCAGATTTGGCGCCGGCAATACTGCAGCTGAAGGCTCTGGGCATCGACAATGTgttgcgatttaattttccatCTGCGCCACCCAGCAAGAATTTAGTCACGGGATTGGAATTACTTTATGCATTAGGTGCAATCGACAGTAATGGAGATTTAACGACGCCTTTAGGTTTAACGATGGCAGAGATGCCTTTAGAACCGGTGCTGGCGAAGTCCTTAATCGCATCTGGTATGTAAAGACAGCATATGTTaacgatatataaattttgcagtaaatttacaattctttttttttattgttaggTGAAATGGGATGTTCTGAGGAAATCACGACGATGTTCGCTATGTTACAAGTTCAGAATGTTTTCGTGCAACCAGGCGGAGGGCAAGCAGCTTTAAAAGCGAGAATAGCACATCGCAAGTTCGAGGTGGAAGAGGGAGACCTTCTTACCTTGCTAAATGTTTACACAGCttttgacaaaaataaaacgccCGCTTGGTGTCAAAAACATTTCCTCAATCACAAAGCTTTACGAAGAGCTACGGAAATTCGTGTGCAAATGCATAAGATGCTCAAACGCTTAGATATCCCACTGATATCCTGCAATGGTAATAACATgagttacattttataaatccAACTGTATCTttgtcttaatttttattaacgaaatgATTATTCTTGATTTTTCAGGGAATATTCAACAAATTCTTAAATGTTTAGCAGCCGGTCTCTTTCCTAAAGTGGCATATTTACATTACACAGGCACTTACAGAACAGTTAGAGGCAATAAAGATTTGTACATTCATCCGAATAGTTGCTTATATACTTTACAGCAACCGCAGTggtaattatacataaacgtTATACTGGATTactaaaaatatgatttattttaatattatttgatttcaggttattattttgcgaaatCTTGCAAACGAACAAAACTTACATGAAGGATTTAACCGTCATTCAGCCAGAAATGTTATTAGAAGCGGCACCACATTTTTACGAGAGAACGTCTATtgaatctatttaaaaaatatgatttaaaaataaaaaacttcgaaataaatttgcctaataattagaattaacCCACAATTCCGGATTTAacatagaattttattttttgttttagtgtttttttgtttcagttatatttcttaagatttaaaaacgaaacaaaagcAGTGCGTTGCGTTTCCAATCTGTGGATTCAGCGTTATTGAATCGTGGCAAAATATTTAGTCAGCATAGcaataatatttgaaagatGATGAATAAACGCAGTCATGTTAAGGAAAGCGATATGGTAAATTTGTagcattgtttaaaatataattaaatatagcaAAGATACTTAATATTGGATTAAACGTCAACCTAACCTATATTAAAGAATAAGTATCatatcattactttttttttaatacagaatGAAGAAGATAAGAGATTGCACGAAGAATTGTTACAAGCAGTTGatgtattaaaagtaaatcagTCTTGGGAATTCTATTACATGGTTGtcttagaaaaaagaaaaaaaattaaaatttattattattttttataattaaaagactgCCTTCTTATAAAGGAATTAAAGAATGTACCATAATCATCTATCAGAGTAAAGATGAATCAGCTATGTTGCTGTCGCTGAATCACCTGAGGATGCTGATACGTACGTCCACCACGTCGATGACTTCCGTTCCAAAACCCTTGAAGTAcctgaaaaatttttatccgaGTTTGAAGCGCGCGTACAAAGGGCTCAAACGACAAGAAGCGAAGATACGCTTCGCAGAAATTCTAAGTGTCCTCGCTCTCGCTGGAGCTGCTTCAGGATCCAGGGACTGTCTGGATTTTTGCATCAAAGGAGCCGTGGACAATCCTGGGGAATGGGGTCATGAATACGTGCGGCAGCTTGAAGCGGAAATTGTTGACGAATGGACTAACGCTCCGATCAAAGAAGAACAGGAGATCAAGTTAGAAtcattatttcaatattattaatcataaaattatatttttatcgttaacgTCTTATATTTGCATTAAAGTAGTGAGAACATGAGAATAAAtataaccttttttttttttttaattagaaagcgTCTTACACCGTTAATCAAGAGTATCATTGCGTTTGATGTAAGACACAATGCGGAGATACAAGCGTGCGACCTGTGCCTGGAGATCGATGAACTGAATTTCCTCACGGATTATCTGGAGTCCACAAATTTTGTCCGAGTGtgctattatttaattagttgCGCTGCCTACAGGTAATGTAtctcgcaaaaattaaaatgtaaactaacacatataaaatattctgatCCTTGTAATTTAACgtctaataatataaatataattatattacggtaaaatatatttaaagtaacaAATGTTATACTATTTTATAAGTGACGAATCGATCTTGCATCGCAGATTTATCTACTAAATTATTCCTGTATTTATTCTTCAGCGAGGATATAGAGAGAAGACAAATATTAGAATTCGCCACGGAGCAATATCTGAAATTCAACGAGTATGCGAGGGCAATTTTGGTAGCGTTGCAGCTTGCAAATTCGGAACTTGTTTTGAAGACCTTCGCCGCTTGCTCCGACTCTTTGATGAGGAATCAGCTGGCCTTTATCCTCGCTCGTCTGCAAGTAACTCCATGCATAATATCTGCATAGCATTTAGCTATTTTATAACAACGGAAAAGAGAACAGATTGGTATTGAGAGCGACCAAAAGAGTACCATATGTTTCAGTAATTTCGAATctttgcaaatataaaatagaaataaatcaactctttcatttttaaaagataattgaaAGCAAGTCTGGTAgcaaacaattaattttataatttacatttgcgtcttttcatttttttcacaaaaatttcACAAGATAGAACCCTgctgacattttttttctgttttttaaataggatCAACCTCTGAGGACAGAATATTATGGGGATGATGCTAAGGATGTTGAGGCAATCTTGAGCAACGCCCATATAAACACCCACTTTCAAATTCTTGTCAGAGAGCTGGACATACTCGAACCGAAGTTACCAGAGGACATTTACAAGAGTTGGCTGCTGAGCGGATTTAAGCAAATGGAACACGATTCCGCAAGGGCGAATTTAGCGGCGAGTTTTGTTTCTGGATTCGTACACGCGGGTTTTGGCCAAGACAAATTAATGGCAAACACGTCTGATTGTTGGGTGTACAAAAACAAGGTTCAGTtctatgttttttaattatcaaagcAGTTAAAAAGCTAAGCGGTAAAAATGTCGCGATCCGAAGAGAAATATacgatctttcttttttaggaACATGGAATGCTGTCGGCTACTGCTTCTCTAGGCTTGATACACATGTGGGACGTTGACGGTGGATTAATTCCAATCGACAAGTTggtataaatttgaaatacgAAAGCAGTAATTGTGAATTAACATTGtttctcattaattattattttttaaattttatttaatggcTTTACTCTACGTAGATATCTTTACGTGAACGAGGACTACGTGAAATCCGGCGCTTTACTAGCGATCGGCTTGGTGAATTGCAGAATTCGTAATGAATGCGACCCGGCTTTAGCGCTTCTTAGCGAGTATGTAAAGCCGGATAGTCAGGTCCTTCGCATTGGAGCCATTGTAGGATTGGGCTTAGCTTACGCTGGCTCTAGAAGGAAAGATGTTACCGAACTTCTCTCTGGAGTTTTAGCCGATGAACAAAGTAATATAATGCTATATATATTTGcttaaaaaatgaatttatcttcatattttatatttgcataatttcaattaaaatgctttgctaaaaaaaacaaataattagtCGCCATATCtaactataaattttttcagatGATGTACAAATGTTATCGTTGATCGCCATTTCTTTGGGCCTTGTAAATGTAGGCTCGGCGGATTCCGAGGTATCTTCGGCCATTCTGTTAAAATTACTGGGACTATCTGCAAAGGAACTCGCTGTCACTCATTCGAGGTACGATTGGGTT includes these proteins:
- the LOC139104191 gene encoding ceramide phosphoethanolamine synthase-like, producing MYSSTFINKTCLAFLFLLYFVGMDLLLYFRVQYYDVRPPVNDTRASPYYSPILCDLNPICTVTVKAMTLDHPNHYILSPLASLMDYLLGISRSWTWLTPNAISFSHVVVAVIGARYVTRSSLFHRRVGVVLFQIRAWLDDLDGHVARTRLNVKGERSDVGSIGYLVDGICDALGCIALAVGVFFFLKRNSNHRAGYELLPIRTLSSSSSTSHSSVSSNSFWRSPLYNMLMVGLHLSLTSIAWNRYISVYQDLLESDFSSMISREDLYDRQTTVFRSSSFWAIALAWKIFNFHAMMDYMLLAIFLDRIWEYVRFAWWQLPTILFMLILVSEFHYTYTYVKISSGNDSLRSSLYALPDP
- the LOC139104188 gene encoding probable ATP-dependent RNA helicase DHX35 — translated: MFRPLFSKPGDSMWQEDKPDIDAHSSTQFVYNAHHSLALDMQRQRLPIFKNKDHIIYLLEKYQTLVLVGETGCGKSTQVPQYLLQAGWCTDGKKIGITEPRRVAATSLANRVADECNCILGTTVGYCIRFDDYTDETTKIKYMTEGILLRELMSDPLLTSYSVIILDEVHERTLLTDIIMGLLKKIIRKRKSLRVIVSSATVDAEELRDFFNVNTTKDPSKDSAVIMSVEGRLYPVDVCFLKEPVANYVNGVVDTALKIHEMEESGDILAFLTGLDEVDQAVSLLSEHAKLIKDDKQKLLPLPMYGSLPNAEQLKVFWRAAKDTRKVIIATNIAETSITIPNIVYVIDCGFVKIPWFEAETQTNSLVIVPVSKASANQRAGRAGRVRTGKAFRLYTEEAYAELFEATPPEMQRSDLAPAILQLKALGIDNVLRFNFPSAPPSKNLVTGLELLYALGAIDSNGDLTTPLGLTMAEMPLEPVLAKSLIASGEMGCSEEITTMFAMLQVQNVFVQPGGGQAALKARIAHRKFEVEEGDLLTLLNVYTAFDKNKTPAWCQKHFLNHKALRRATEIRVQMHKMLKRLDIPLISCNGNIQQILKCLAAGLFPKVAYLHYTGTYRTVRGNKDLYIHPNSCLYTLQQPQWLLFCEILQTNKTYMKDLTVIQPEMLLEAAPHFYERTSIESI
- the LOC139104185 gene encoding 26S proteasome non-ATPase regulatory subunit 2 isoform X1, yielding MLLSLNHLRMLIRTSTTSMTSVPKPLKYLKNFYPSLKRAYKGLKRQEAKIRFAEILSVLALAGAASGSRDCLDFCIKGAVDNPGEWGHEYVRQLEAEIVDEWTNAPIKEEQEIKKRLTPLIKSIIAFDVRHNAEIQACDLCLEIDELNFLTDYLESTNFVRVCYYLISCAAYSEDIERRQILEFATEQYLKFNEYARAILVALQLANSELVLKTFAACSDSLMRNQLAFILARLQDQPLRTEYYGDDAKDVEAILSNAHINTHFQILVRELDILEPKLPEDIYKSWLLSGFKQMEHDSARANLAASFVSGFVHAGFGQDKLMANTSDCWVYKNKEHGMLSATASLGLIHMWDVDGGLIPIDKYLYVNEDYVKSGALLAIGLVNCRIRNECDPALALLSEYVKPDSQVLRIGAIVGLGLAYAGSRRKDVTELLSGVLADEQNDVQMLSLIAISLGLVNVGSADSEVSSAILLKLLGLSAKELAVTHSRFLALALGIIYMGTQDVIETLSAALESLPEPYNFTSQTMLQICAYAGTGDVLIVQELLRICSETIEEVTSAKTTSNTTASIPSCCDHKGSQSSFTKLEKNKSDSQTEKSVKDIGAAQAIASLGIGIVGLGEGKENSRIFGQVGRYGPTPARRAMPLALAVSSLSNADPATLDVLNKYSHDNDADVALNAIFALGLVGAGTNNARLATMLRQLAAYHAKNPSHLFLVRISQGLVHLGKGTLTLSPLRYASKVLDYTALAGLMVVLVACLDCRNLILSQSHYLMYCLAIAMEPRWLVTVDENLKSLPVSVRIGQSVDVVGKAGNPKSVVGGHVQTTPVLLCAGEKAELVSDQYEPLSNVLEGFVILREKVILRYSCILRHFYSQLNMKICFTAGCNKLETSSLMF
- the LOC139104185 gene encoding 26S proteasome non-ATPase regulatory subunit 2 isoform X2, with protein sequence MLLSLNHLRMLIRTSTTSMTSVPKPLKYLKNFYPSLKRAYKGLKRQEAKIRFAEILSVLALAGAASGSRDCLDFCIKGAVDNPGEWGHEYVRQLEAEIVDEWTNAPIKEEQEIKKRLTPLIKSIIAFDVRHNAEIQACDLCLEIDELNFLTDYLESTNFVRVCYYLISCAAYSEDIERRQILEFATEQYLKFNEYARAILVALQLANSELVLKTFAACSDSLMRNQLAFILARLQDQPLRTEYYGDDAKDVEAILSNAHINTHFQILVRELDILEPKLPEDIYKSWLLSGFKQMEHDSARANLAASFVSGFVHAGFGQDKLMANTSDCWVYKNKEHGMLSATASLGLIHMWDVDGGLIPIDKYLYVNEDYVKSGALLAIGLVNCRIRNECDPALALLSEYVKPDSQVLRIGAIVGLGLAYAGSRRKDVTELLSGVLADEQNDVQMLSLIAISLGLVNVGSADSEVSSAILLKLLGLSAKELAVTHSRFLALALGIIYMGTQDVIETLSAALESLPEPYNFTSQTMLQICAYAGTGDVLIVQELLRICSETIEEVTSAKTTSNTTASIPSCCDHKGSQSSFTKLEKNKSDSQTEKSVKDIGAAQAIASLGIGIVGLGEGKENSRIFGQVGRYGPTPARRAMPLALAVSSLSNADPATLDVLNKYSHDNDADVALNAIFALGLVGAGTNNARLATMLRQLAAYHAKNPSHLFLVRISQGLVHLGKGTLTLSPLRYASKVLDYTALAGLMVVLVACLDCRNLILSQSHYLMYCLAIAMEPRWLVTVDENLKSLPVSVRIGQSVDVVGKAGNPKSVVGGHVQTTPVLLCAGEKAELVSDQYEPLSNVLEGFVILREKQDATS